A single Treponema primitia ZAS-1 DNA region contains:
- a CDS encoding DUF1156 domain-containing protein, whose protein sequence is MIPKECKRLAEVDFPLSIVNLACVEENNRKTRIESGHISLLHSWWARRPLSACRSLLLTLLLPDPCDAACPKEFKNKAIEALSSEKIGPKDKDLQKALFNFVSKIAPWDSVNTAGFVSTAHDLIKAAYGNDPHVLDPFSGGGSIPLEAQRLGCEVTSSDLNPVAWLLLKIALEWCPRKGTELTKQFDIWSDWVLKETEKRLAVYYPADDQGRKPLAYLWARTVKCEGSNCGVTIPLIRGLQLSISKQRKKALRIKYPSGSTEPSIDIFSYNNDGEIEKGTVAKMKATCPKCHVVTQRERVQAQLRDKHSGSDDAILFAIAREGTNGKKDYFKPTARDFEAFNKAAEKAKSIHFEMPSFPQNDTRAFPPGPYGIKTWEDVLAPRQKFSRWIIHEIIEDALRGAQKKIHDKELFNALAACLYIAYSDNSQYHTSLCVWLSEGVKSIFIQGSGIPFRADFVESNPLSNNCDGLGYSVRSIQSALHLLTSTHPHPVSPLLANALDPVLPDESVDIIFTDPPYANQIPYAHLSDFFYGYLHLGLKERLAKSFAAGQTEKARELTENRAVSEGGVHDRQWYEYGMRQAFTQMKRIIREDGVASFVFAHKETDRWEALVSALCSSWLVYHGFLAYSHRTSSAYARSGLCGTRNQCTPCLPSTP, encoded by the coding sequence ATGATACCTAAAGAATGTAAACGTCTTGCGGAAGTGGACTTCCCCCTGTCGATTGTAAACTTAGCCTGTGTAGAAGAAAATAACCGTAAAACCCGCATCGAAAGCGGGCATATTTCTTTGCTCCATTCATGGTGGGCTCGCCGTCCTTTATCTGCCTGCCGTTCTTTGCTCTTAACATTATTGTTGCCTGATCCATGTGATGCTGCCTGCCCGAAAGAATTTAAAAACAAGGCTATAGAAGCTTTATCGAGTGAAAAAATAGGCCCAAAAGATAAGGATCTTCAAAAAGCCCTATTTAATTTTGTCTCCAAAATCGCCCCCTGGGATTCTGTCAATACTGCCGGATTTGTTTCTACCGCCCATGATCTCATCAAAGCAGCCTACGGAAACGATCCCCATGTGCTTGACCCCTTCTCAGGTGGTGGTTCCATCCCGCTTGAAGCCCAGCGTTTGGGTTGCGAAGTTACTTCCAGCGATCTTAATCCTGTCGCATGGCTCCTCTTAAAAATCGCCCTGGAATGGTGCCCCCGAAAGGGAACCGAGCTTACTAAACAATTTGATATCTGGTCCGATTGGGTATTAAAAGAAACGGAAAAACGCCTTGCGGTATATTACCCCGCTGATGATCAGGGGCGGAAACCCCTTGCGTACCTCTGGGCAAGAACTGTCAAGTGTGAAGGATCAAACTGCGGCGTTACTATCCCGTTAATTCGCGGTCTGCAGCTTTCAATATCGAAACAACGAAAAAAGGCTTTGCGTATTAAATACCCTTCCGGATCAACGGAGCCATCTATCGATATTTTTTCCTACAATAATGATGGTGAAATTGAAAAAGGTACGGTTGCCAAAATGAAGGCAACCTGTCCGAAGTGCCATGTGGTAACTCAACGCGAGCGGGTACAGGCTCAGTTGAGGGACAAACACAGCGGATCCGATGATGCAATACTTTTCGCGATAGCCCGCGAAGGTACTAATGGCAAAAAGGATTATTTTAAACCAACTGCAAGAGACTTTGAAGCCTTTAATAAGGCTGCAGAAAAAGCAAAGTCTATTCATTTTGAAATGCCTTCTTTCCCACAGAATGACACACGGGCTTTTCCTCCTGGACCTTATGGAATAAAAACATGGGAAGATGTTCTCGCACCTCGTCAGAAATTTTCACGCTGGATTATTCATGAAATAATTGAAGATGCCCTACGGGGAGCGCAAAAAAAGATACATGATAAAGAACTGTTCAACGCTTTAGCCGCCTGCCTCTATATCGCTTATTCCGATAACAGTCAGTATCATACTTCACTTTGTGTCTGGCTTTCAGAAGGTGTAAAATCTATATTTATACAGGGTTCGGGTATTCCGTTTCGCGCCGATTTTGTGGAAAGTAATCCATTAAGTAATAATTGCGATGGATTAGGGTATTCGGTCCGCAGTATCCAAAGCGCTCTTCATTTGCTTACGAGTACCCATCCACATCCAGTTTCTCCCTTGTTGGCAAATGCCTTGGACCCGGTATTGCCCGATGAATCGGTGGATATCATCTTTACCGATCCGCCCTATGCAAATCAAATTCCGTATGCCCACCTTTCTGATTTTTTTTACGGATATCTTCATCTTGGGCTTAAGGAAAGGCTGGCTAAATCCTTTGCTGCTGGGCAGACCGAAAAGGCTCGTGAGCTTACCGAAAATCGTGCCGTTTCCGAAGGTGGTGTACATGACCGTCAATGGTATGAATACGGTATGAGGCAGGCTTTTACCCAAATGAAGCGTATCATTCGGGAAGATGGTGTTGCTTCTTTTGTCTTTGCCCATAAAGAGACCGACCGCTGGGAGGCCTTGGTTTCTGCTCTTTGTTCAAGCTGGCTGGTGTACCACGGGTTCTTGGCCTATAGCCACAGAACGTCGTCAGCGTATGCGCGGTCAGGGCTTTGCGGCACTAGAAACCAGTGTACACCTTGTTTGCCGTCCACGCCCTGA